The Pseudomonas fluorescens genome includes a window with the following:
- a CDS encoding flavin monoamine oxidase family protein, with protein MTTQKIAIIGGGLAGVYAAYRLRGLGIDFDLFEAQGRLGGRILSTEVGGFDLGPTWFWPDCQPRMQSLVEELGLPTFQQHEEGDALVERWATDLVRREGYRSGNVSMRIEGGTGRLVKALAASLPQASVHVDAALTDIQIDDQAIRLTLSEGRVHSSIYSQIWLAIPPRLTGKIHFTPPLSRQKLQQMNSMPTWMASHAKYVARYARPFWREHGLSGDAFSGVGPLGEVHDACNESGAALFGFLSMNAARRQSMNMSDLKALCREQLKRLFGDEALNPIEDFIHDWATDPFTATDEDQVSLGWHGRHEFTLSLDSPWSDIFHLIGSEVGGDQGGYMEGALAAVDKALGGLISSDIRTGFGLEERLGRKHNCTG; from the coding sequence ATGACTACACAGAAAATTGCCATCATTGGAGGAGGTCTGGCTGGTGTTTATGCAGCCTATCGCCTTCGTGGTCTTGGCATAGACTTCGATCTGTTCGAAGCACAAGGTCGACTTGGTGGAAGAATTCTTTCAACGGAGGTGGGTGGCTTTGATCTCGGGCCGACGTGGTTCTGGCCAGACTGCCAGCCTCGCATGCAAAGCCTGGTCGAGGAGTTGGGCTTACCTACGTTTCAGCAACACGAAGAAGGGGATGCGCTGGTAGAGCGCTGGGCCACTGATCTGGTTCGTAGAGAGGGGTATCGCTCGGGCAACGTTTCGATGCGTATAGAAGGGGGAACAGGCCGCTTGGTTAAAGCGCTCGCGGCTTCATTGCCACAAGCATCTGTCCACGTCGATGCAGCGCTGACGGACATCCAAATCGACGATCAGGCTATACGCTTAACGCTCTCTGAAGGCCGAGTTCACTCTTCGATTTACTCACAGATTTGGCTGGCTATACCTCCTCGGCTAACAGGGAAAATTCATTTTACGCCGCCCCTCTCTCGGCAAAAATTGCAGCAGATGAACAGCATGCCGACATGGATGGCGTCACACGCTAAATACGTTGCACGATATGCCAGGCCATTCTGGCGTGAGCACGGTCTCTCGGGCGATGCGTTCAGCGGTGTTGGCCCACTAGGTGAAGTTCACGACGCCTGTAATGAAAGCGGGGCAGCACTCTTCGGTTTTCTAAGTATGAATGCGGCTCGACGCCAAAGCATGAATATGTCGGATTTGAAGGCGTTATGCCGGGAACAACTGAAGCGTCTCTTTGGCGATGAAGCGCTCAATCCAATTGAGGACTTCATACACGACTGGGCAACCGATCCATTTACTGCGACAGACGAGGATCAGGTTTCGCTGGGGTGGCACGGACGGCATGAGTTCACGCTGTCGCTCGATTCACCATGGAGCGATATATTTCATTTGATCGGCAGCGAGGTAGGTGGCGATCAAGGCGGCTACATGGAGGGCGCATTGGCAGCCGTCGATAAAGCACTGGGCGGGCTTATCAGCAGCGACATTCGTACTGGATTCGGTTTGGAGGAGCGGTTAGGTCGAAAGCACAACTGTACGGGCTGA
- a CDS encoding carboxymuconolactone decarboxylase family protein has protein sequence MMNWNEYFAGLMGNVSEFAKLAPETMRGLHTIGSAPAKHLEPKIHELIALSVAITTRCDGCIASHVQAALKHDATREEIAEALGVAISLNAGAALTYTARVFDAVSAFEKH, from the coding sequence ATGATGAACTGGAATGAGTATTTTGCGGGCCTGATGGGTAACGTCAGTGAGTTCGCCAAACTGGCCCCGGAAACCATGCGTGGCCTCCACACCATCGGCAGCGCCCCGGCTAAGCACCTGGAGCCGAAGATCCATGAGCTGATCGCCTTGTCCGTGGCAATCACCACACGTTGTGACGGCTGTATTGCCTCCCACGTCCAGGCTGCGCTCAAGCATGATGCAACCCGCGAAGAAATCGCTGAAGCGCTGGGCGTAGCCATCTCGCTCAATGCTGGGGCGGCACTGACTTACACCGCGCGGGTATTCGATGCCGTGTCTGCCTTCGAGAAACACTGA
- a CDS encoding methyl-accepting chemotaxis protein, protein MVSNLNQLISEVQISATQITGSSAQVTDLSQSLSDGASNSASSITEISAVMTQMAAQTRDNAANAKKADEQSQASRADAGESDKLMSELIAAMAEIDNSGKDITAIITTIDNIAAQTNLLALNAAIEAARAGELGRGFAVVADEVRSLAARSAEAAQQTAALIADSSSKTQRGMIIAGRTAESLKNIVSGTGAVSSLVSLIYQASSEQASGLQQASIGLEQIDEVTQKNQSNSQECAVAAKDLSERASLMQRVLGRFKVKRG, encoded by the coding sequence ATGGTCAGCAACCTGAACCAGCTGATTTCCGAGGTTCAAATCAGCGCCACCCAGATCACCGGCAGCTCGGCGCAGGTCACCGACTTGAGTCAGTCACTCTCGGACGGAGCTTCCAATTCCGCCTCGTCCATCACCGAAATCAGCGCGGTGATGACGCAGATGGCCGCCCAGACCCGGGACAATGCCGCCAACGCCAAGAAGGCCGATGAGCAATCCCAGGCCTCGCGGGCCGATGCCGGGGAAAGCGACAAACTGATGAGCGAACTGATTGCCGCCATGGCCGAAATCGACAACTCGGGCAAGGACATCACCGCGATCATCACCACCATCGACAACATCGCCGCACAAACCAACCTGCTGGCCTTGAACGCGGCGATCGAGGCTGCCCGGGCTGGTGAGCTTGGGCGCGGTTTTGCCGTGGTCGCCGATGAAGTGCGTAGCCTGGCCGCCCGCAGTGCCGAGGCCGCCCAGCAGACTGCCGCGCTGATCGCCGATTCATCGAGCAAGACTCAGCGTGGCATGATCATCGCCGGCCGGACCGCCGAATCGCTGAAGAACATCGTCAGTGGAACGGGCGCGGTGTCGAGCCTGGTTTCGCTGATCTACCAGGCCTCCAGCGAGCAGGCTTCAGGCTTGCAGCAGGCCAGTATCGGGCTTGAGCAGATCGACGAAGTGACGCAGAAAAACCAGTCGAATTCGCAAGAGTGTGCAGTGGCGGCCAAGGACCTCTCAGAGCGAGCTTCCCTGATGCAGCGGGTGTTGGGACGCTTCAAGGTCAAAAGAGGCTAA
- a CDS encoding SDR family oxidoreductase: protein MLTGKTALITGGNSGIGLATAKVFLAHGARVAITGRDADKLAAARRELGPGVITLVADVSSSEQLRQMAKVVEQEFGGLDIFFANAGVAFGTPLSSTTEEQYDRLMDINVKGVFFSVQAIEPIMRPGGSIILSTSWLNQVGAPDRTLLSASKAAVRCFARTLSAELLERRIRVNAVSPGAIETPIHHQPNQSEEEYRAYAERVGAQAPIGRMGRAEEVAAAVLFLASDASSYMLGAEVVVDGGRAEL from the coding sequence ATGCTCACCGGTAAAACAGCGTTGATCACTGGCGGTAACTCAGGCATCGGCCTGGCCACGGCGAAGGTGTTTCTGGCTCACGGTGCGCGCGTTGCGATCACCGGCCGCGATGCGGATAAATTGGCGGCGGCGCGCAGAGAGCTTGGCCCAGGTGTTATCACGTTGGTCGCTGATGTAAGTTCAAGCGAGCAACTCCGGCAAATGGCGAAGGTTGTCGAGCAGGAGTTCGGCGGCTTGGACATCTTCTTCGCCAATGCTGGAGTCGCGTTTGGAACGCCGCTGTCCAGCACGACCGAAGAGCAGTACGACAGGCTTATGGATATCAACGTGAAGGGCGTTTTCTTCTCGGTACAAGCCATTGAACCGATCATGCGCCCGGGCGGCTCTATCATCCTTTCCACATCCTGGCTCAATCAGGTTGGTGCTCCGGACCGGACGCTGTTATCGGCTTCCAAGGCTGCTGTCCGCTGTTTCGCGCGTACCCTTTCGGCAGAGTTGTTGGAGCGTCGCATTCGAGTCAACGCGGTCAGCCCCGGTGCTATCGAAACCCCGATTCACCATCAGCCAAACCAAAGTGAAGAGGAGTACCGTGCTTATGCCGAGCGAGTGGGTGCGCAAGCGCCCATCGGCCGTATGGGGCGCGCTGAGGAAGTTGCGGCGGCGGTGCTCTTTTTAGCCAGTGATGCTTCAAGCTACATGCTGGGTGCTGAAGTAGTCGTCGATGGTGGCAGGGCAGAGTTGTGA
- the gcvA gene encoding transcriptional regulator GcvA: MTTPAYLNALRAFEAAARHQSFSAAAAELNVTPAAVGQQVRNLESWLGISLFTRASSGTARLMLTDVARVALPDIREGFDRLSIGLARLKDASVHAGLTVTVSPAFASKWLLPRIERFQQDHPDLDVLLDTNARSVDFQVERIDVGVRYGAGKWPGLIAVHLMDEVMFPVCAPDFPLLKDGKLIAEALADCTLIHDLSMANDRDYPTWRMWLDASGFTHIKSDHGLRINNSASVLQAAIDGQGLALARSVMVRDDLSTGRLIRPFADKGLDCPLTQAYYVVYRAECSELPKIQAFRDWLIAEAEQAGSHA; the protein is encoded by the coding sequence ATGACCACTCCCGCTTATCTAAACGCCCTGCGTGCATTCGAAGCCGCCGCGCGGCACCAAAGCTTCTCCGCAGCCGCCGCCGAACTGAACGTCACGCCAGCCGCCGTGGGGCAACAGGTCCGTAACTTGGAGTCGTGGCTGGGTATTTCCCTGTTCACGCGCGCGAGTAGCGGTACTGCGCGCCTGATGCTCACGGACGTCGCCCGAGTGGCCTTGCCGGATATCAGAGAGGGCTTTGATCGGCTGTCGATTGGTCTCGCCCGGCTAAAGGATGCCAGCGTACATGCCGGGCTTACGGTCACGGTGAGCCCGGCCTTCGCATCCAAGTGGCTACTGCCACGAATCGAGCGCTTTCAGCAGGACCACCCGGATCTGGATGTACTGCTGGACACGAACGCTCGATCCGTGGATTTTCAGGTCGAGCGCATCGATGTCGGAGTGCGATACGGTGCAGGAAAGTGGCCAGGTCTCATCGCCGTGCACTTGATGGATGAGGTGATGTTCCCCGTCTGCGCGCCCGACTTCCCTCTGCTCAAGGACGGCAAGCTGATAGCCGAGGCTTTGGCCGATTGCACGCTGATCCATGATCTATCCATGGCCAACGATCGTGACTATCCCACGTGGCGAATGTGGCTGGACGCCTCTGGTTTTACGCACATCAAGTCTGACCACGGATTGCGGATCAACAACTCGGCTTCAGTCCTGCAAGCCGCGATAGACGGCCAAGGCTTGGCGCTCGCCCGCAGCGTGATGGTGCGCGATGATTTGTCGACGGGCCGCCTGATACGGCCGTTTGCGGACAAAGGGCTGGACTGCCCGTTGACCCAGGCCTATTACGTCGTCTACCGCGCTGAGTGCAGTGAACTACCGAAAATCCAAGCCTTCCGGGACTGGTTGATTGCCGAGGCAGAGCAAGCCGGATCACACGCCTAG
- a CDS encoding DMT family transporter: MMTAITDPDRNETSRSIWALQAILCLVAFAANSIFCRQALMNGQIDPDSFTAIRLLSGGVFLLLLIWRRNPRPSIGGSWRGGLSLFLYAYLFSIAYVQLGAGVGALILFGAVQITMFIRSWQEGEQIQKKVLIGMITAFCGLLAMLLPGADAPPIGSALLMAMSGVSWGIYSVLGKRSANPLADTTGNFARSLPLLFLLGPGMAFGSGAHMSSPGVLYALASGVLASGCGYALWYGTVKQISSQQAATLQLSVPIIAALGGVWLLSEPMSIRLLMVSAVVLGGIALALPANRHHGN; the protein is encoded by the coding sequence CTGATGACTGCGATAACTGACCCAGACCGCAATGAAACCAGCCGTTCGATCTGGGCATTGCAGGCGATTCTGTGCCTGGTTGCCTTCGCCGCAAATTCGATTTTTTGCCGCCAGGCACTGATGAACGGTCAAATTGACCCCGATTCATTCACGGCGATTCGGTTGCTCAGTGGCGGGGTATTTCTGCTGCTCTTGATCTGGCGTCGTAATCCTCGTCCAAGCATCGGCGGTAGCTGGAGGGGTGGCCTTTCTCTTTTTCTTTACGCCTACCTTTTCTCCATTGCCTATGTTCAGCTAGGTGCAGGCGTGGGCGCCCTGATCCTGTTTGGAGCGGTGCAAATCACGATGTTCATCCGTTCCTGGCAAGAAGGAGAGCAGATTCAGAAAAAAGTGCTGATAGGCATGATAACGGCGTTCTGCGGTCTGCTTGCAATGTTGCTGCCGGGCGCTGATGCGCCGCCTATTGGCAGCGCATTGCTCATGGCGATGTCGGGAGTGTCGTGGGGCATTTACTCGGTGCTCGGCAAAAGGTCCGCCAACCCGCTCGCCGACACCACGGGCAATTTTGCAAGAAGCCTTCCGTTGCTGTTTTTGCTTGGCCCCGGCATGGCTTTCGGAAGTGGTGCTCACATGAGTTCGCCTGGCGTGCTGTACGCGCTGGCTTCAGGTGTATTGGCGTCAGGTTGCGGCTATGCGCTCTGGTACGGCACGGTTAAGCAAATCAGCTCGCAGCAAGCGGCAACCCTTCAATTAAGCGTACCCATCATTGCTGCGCTGGGGGGCGTCTGGCTCTTGAGCGAGCCTATGTCGATCCGCTTGTTGATGGTCTCAGCCGTGGTACTGGGGGGCATCGCGCTGGCTTTGCCGGCGAACCGTCACCACGGCAATTGA
- a CDS encoding c-type cytochrome codes for MKISVIASLGFLSLIQTSLAFADNANGKNLYLQRCAMCHGADIKGTGPLAHKSNPPTPDLTTSAFKKRLSDYPGVIVSSIILRPNGDLIPRTLRENGVKLPPHSWSVKEFRDLNQYMDGVISKSR; via the coding sequence ATGAAAATATCAGTCATCGCTTCGCTAGGGTTTTTATCGCTCATTCAAACATCACTGGCCTTTGCGGATAATGCCAATGGGAAAAATCTCTATCTACAGAGATGTGCCATGTGTCATGGGGCGGATATCAAGGGGACAGGGCCGTTGGCTCATAAAAGCAATCCTCCTACGCCTGACCTTACAACGTCCGCTTTCAAGAAACGACTGAGTGATTATCCGGGTGTCATCGTGTCGTCGATAATACTGCGACCCAATGGGGATTTGATTCCGAGGACCTTGCGAGAGAATGGTGTGAAGCTGCCGCCGCATTCTTGGAGTGTTAAGGAATTTCGCGATTTGAATCAGTATATGGATGGCGTGATTTCAAAGAGCCGATGA
- a CDS encoding DUF3592 domain-containing protein, translated as MANNPPSRTGTILLGLLFALIGIGLLGIAVNLTLDRRDFLARAQTVDGIVSHLNAGGSHPEIAFTTVSGEKISYPQGGFIFGYQKDQPVRVHYLPEQPTASAIVDAPAALWGTSGVLGFIGLVFTLVGLLKATRQRGRDAVHSHKGL; from the coding sequence ATGGCTAACAACCCCCCGTCACGCACCGGGACGATACTGCTGGGCCTGCTTTTTGCGCTGATCGGCATTGGCTTGCTGGGCATTGCCGTCAATCTCACCCTCGACCGTCGCGACTTCCTCGCCCGGGCACAGACCGTCGATGGCATCGTCAGCCACTTGAATGCCGGTGGTTCGCATCCTGAGATCGCCTTCACCACCGTCAGTGGTGAAAAAATTTCCTACCCCCAGGGCGGCTTTATCTTCGGCTATCAGAAGGACCAGCCGGTGCGGGTGCATTACCTGCCCGAGCAGCCGACGGCCAGCGCCATTGTCGATGCCCCGGCGGCACTGTGGGGCACTTCCGGTGTACTGGGTTTTATCGGCCTGGTGTTCACTCTTGTCGGCCTGCTGAAAGCCACCCGTCAACGCGGTCGCGATGCGGTTCATTCACATAAAGGACTTTGA
- a CDS encoding cupin domain-containing protein: MEELVNDDRQKRAIVHSSTLPWIHSPIAGVDRRPLYRVGGEQARATSMVRYAPGSAFSAHVHSGGEEFLVLEGVFEDEHGRYPAGTYVRNPPGSRHAPGASCGCTIFVRLRQFHPADRHPVVLRIGTQNNQLLYESEHERVWVEAIPAGTQQTRANHRGLELLVLEGELIGEGFLLQPLSWLRLPQGEHFVVKAGTQGARVWIKDASPDLGV, translated from the coding sequence ATGGAGGAGCTTGTTAACGACGACCGCCAAAAAAGGGCAATTGTGCATAGCTCTACGCTGCCATGGATTCATAGCCCGATCGCAGGAGTGGATCGGCGCCCTTTGTATCGGGTCGGTGGCGAACAGGCGCGGGCAACTTCAATGGTGCGGTACGCTCCCGGCAGTGCGTTCAGCGCGCATGTTCACTCGGGCGGAGAGGAGTTCCTGGTGTTGGAGGGTGTCTTTGAAGATGAACACGGCCGATATCCCGCAGGTACTTATGTACGTAATCCTCCTGGCAGCCGGCACGCTCCAGGAGCGAGCTGCGGCTGCACAATCTTTGTTCGCTTGCGCCAGTTCCATCCCGCAGACCGGCACCCGGTAGTCTTGCGTATTGGAACTCAAAACAATCAGCTTCTGTACGAGAGTGAGCATGAGCGCGTCTGGGTGGAGGCTATACCGGCTGGAACCCAGCAGACTCGAGCTAATCACAGAGGACTGGAGTTGCTGGTGCTGGAGGGCGAATTGATAGGCGAAGGTTTCCTGCTGCAACCACTCAGTTGGTTGCGTTTACCGCAGGGCGAACACTTTGTGGTGAAAGCGGGCACGCAAGGTGCTCGCGTCTGGATCAAGGATGCTTCGCCAGATCTAGGCGTGTGA
- a CDS encoding SDR family NAD(P)-dependent oxidoreductase, with protein MNSFSNKIAIVTGGGSGIGKEVTKRLVEAGASVVIGGRDAVKLAQVAQEIDASGQKVRFHAGDIAKPATAQALVDLAASSFGGVDILINNAGIFNPKPFLEVSPEEYDAFLDIILKGKFFMAQAAAKAMLKRGGGAIVQTGSLWAIQAIGATPSAAYSAANAGVHALTRNLALELAGSNIRINTVAPAVVETPVYGTFMDADQVKEVLPTFNAFHPLGRNGQPADVAQAMLFLASDEASWITGTVLPVDGGVTAGRN; from the coding sequence ATGAATAGTTTTTCTAACAAGATTGCGATTGTTACCGGCGGTGGTTCAGGCATTGGTAAGGAAGTAACCAAACGGCTCGTTGAAGCGGGCGCCAGTGTTGTCATCGGTGGTCGAGATGCTGTGAAACTGGCCCAGGTTGCCCAGGAAATTGATGCCTCGGGTCAAAAGGTCCGCTTTCATGCGGGGGATATCGCCAAGCCTGCCACCGCGCAAGCACTGGTTGACCTCGCAGCGAGCAGCTTCGGCGGCGTAGACATCCTCATCAACAACGCCGGCATCTTCAACCCTAAGCCATTTCTTGAGGTGAGCCCGGAGGAATATGACGCGTTTCTGGACATTATCCTCAAAGGCAAGTTTTTCATGGCCCAGGCTGCGGCCAAAGCCATGCTGAAGCGCGGCGGCGGCGCAATCGTCCAGACCGGTTCTTTGTGGGCGATCCAGGCCATCGGCGCGACGCCCTCGGCTGCCTATTCCGCCGCGAATGCGGGCGTCCACGCCCTGACTCGCAACTTGGCGCTTGAGCTGGCCGGCTCCAACATCCGCATTAACACGGTGGCGCCCGCAGTGGTTGAAACTCCGGTCTACGGGACCTTCATGGACGCTGATCAGGTCAAGGAAGTCTTACCGACCTTCAACGCTTTCCACCCGCTTGGCCGCAACGGTCAGCCAGCAGATGTGGCCCAAGCGATGTTGTTCCTCGCCTCGGATGAAGCCTCGTGGATCACCGGCACTGTATTGCCAGTCGATGGCGGCGTGACTGCCGGTCGTAACTAA